From a region of the Paeniglutamicibacter cryotolerans genome:
- a CDS encoding maleylpyruvate isomerase mycothiol-dependent enzyme family protein, whose translation MRSMLGAGFRSDVHNLRRLTEHRGDTPAETLARFRAIINSTTAPSSHTPAYLGEALVHAQDIRRPLGLPRTPGVEALTPVAEFFAGRDFAVPGRTRAKGLRLSATDGPFAAGTGPWLKERPSPS comes from the coding sequence ATGCGAAGCATGCTTGGCGCCGGTTTCCGATCCGATGTGCATAACCTGCGCAGGCTCACCGAGCATCGGGGCGACACTCCCGCCGAGACCCTGGCGCGGTTCCGCGCCATCATCAACAGCACCACGGCGCCCTCTTCGCATACCCCGGCCTACCTGGGCGAGGCCCTGGTCCATGCCCAGGACATCCGCAGGCCACTGGGCCTACCCCGGACGCCCGGCGTCGAGGCATTGACTCCCGTGGCCGAATTCTTCGCTGGCAGGGACTTCGCCGTTCCCGGCCGCACCCGGGCCAAGGGTCTGCGCTTGAGTGCCACCGACGGGCCGTTCGCCGCCGGCACCGGGCCCTGGTTGAAGGAGCGGCCCTCGCCCTCGTGA
- a CDS encoding TRM11 family SAM-dependent methyltransferase has product MIGITTRTSPLESQLSASHDAFVAGRPLDADEDVHMLPDIVDHVIERCSNRGDLVFDPFAGFGTTVVRALALGREALCIELLPERVDYLSKRVPGARVIEGDARELLRIIRNIEPPQPDASIDLILTSPPYMTAEHHEADPLTAYEEDNGDYARYLEELGLVAAQCARAIVPGGFVVWNLADIHHMGSTTHLIRDCTRVLAQYLTPVGLTEIVWDRYPHDLVADALLVFRRTPLGGTGRPAGPNFPGQRRARRPSTSPRVNAKASSPAPMIR; this is encoded by the coding sequence TTGATCGGGATCACAACGAGGACCTCCCCACTGGAATCGCAGCTGAGCGCATCGCACGACGCGTTTGTGGCCGGGCGCCCGCTGGACGCCGATGAGGACGTGCACATGCTCCCGGACATTGTCGACCACGTCATTGAACGATGCAGCAACCGGGGGGACCTGGTATTCGATCCCTTCGCAGGTTTTGGCACCACCGTCGTGCGGGCCCTGGCCCTGGGGCGCGAAGCGCTCTGCATTGAACTGCTGCCCGAACGCGTGGACTACCTGAGCAAGCGGGTGCCCGGCGCACGCGTGATCGAGGGCGATGCCAGGGAGCTGCTCAGGATCATCCGCAATATCGAACCGCCCCAACCCGATGCCAGCATCGACCTCATCCTGACCTCTCCGCCCTACATGACCGCCGAGCATCACGAGGCCGACCCCCTCACCGCCTACGAGGAAGACAACGGAGACTACGCCCGCTATCTGGAGGAGCTCGGACTTGTTGCCGCCCAGTGCGCCCGGGCGATCGTGCCCGGCGGCTTCGTGGTGTGGAACCTGGCAGATATCCACCACATGGGCAGCACCACCCACTTGATCCGCGATTGCACGCGCGTGCTCGCCCAATACCTCACCCCCGTGGGGCTCACCGAGATCGTGTGGGACCGTTACCCCCACGATCTGGTGGCCGACGCCTTGCTGGTGTTCCGGCGGACCCCGCTTGGCGGAACGGGTAGGCCAGCGGGACCGAACTTCCCCGGTCAGCGGCGGGCGCGGCGGCCGAGTACGAGTCCGAGGGTGAACGCCAAGGCGAGCAGCCCGGCGCCGATGATCAGATAG
- a CDS encoding mycoredoxin, whose protein sequence is MTENALLAPYIPAEGGITMFTTSWCGYCRNLKRMLDADGITYTEVNIEEVAGTAEIVEAFNDGNQTVPTVVFPDGTAATNPRIEMVRERLN, encoded by the coding sequence ATGACAGAAAACGCGCTCCTTGCCCCGTATATCCCCGCCGAAGGCGGCATCACCATGTTCACCACCTCGTGGTGCGGGTACTGCCGTAACCTCAAGCGCATGCTCGATGCCGACGGCATCACCTACACCGAGGTGAACATCGAGGAGGTTGCTGGCACCGCCGAGATCGTGGAGGCCTTCAACGATGGCAACCAGACGGTTCCCACGGTCGTCTTCCCCGACGGCACTGCCGCAACAAACCCGCGGATTGAGATGGTCCGTGAGCGCCTGAACTAA
- a CDS encoding maleylpyruvate isomerase N-terminal domain-containing protein: MAFSGQERLWALAHAEREALARDLSGLTAGQWNHGTLCGRWSVQDVVAHLTAAASLNQWQ, encoded by the coding sequence ATGGCATTTTCAGGACAAGAACGTTTGTGGGCACTCGCGCACGCCGAGCGCGAGGCCTTGGCCCGGGATCTTTCCGGCCTCACGGCCGGTCAATGGAACCACGGCACCCTGTGTGGGCGCTGGAGTGTCCAAGACGTCGTGGCCCACCTGACGGCGGCGGCCAGCCTGAACCAGTGGCAGTGA
- a CDS encoding MBL fold metallo-hydrolase, with translation MPAQIQNLVTSGTFSLDGGTWDVDNNVWIIGDDAEVYVIDPAHNPAAIAEAVGERTVKAVLLTHGHDDHIRYAREFADLVKAPVFMNPADQMLWEDVFPGTTPDAEIADGDVFEVAGTQLRALHTPGHSPGSTCFYVQDLGTVFSGDTLFNGGPGATGRSYSSFETIIESISERLFSLPQETVVNTGHGDSTSIGAESPQLQEWIDRGN, from the coding sequence ATGCCGGCTCAGATCCAGAACCTGGTCACCTCGGGCACCTTCAGCCTGGACGGCGGCACCTGGGACGTCGATAACAACGTGTGGATCATCGGCGACGACGCCGAGGTCTACGTGATCGACCCCGCCCACAACCCGGCGGCCATCGCCGAGGCGGTGGGAGAGCGCACCGTCAAGGCGGTGCTGCTGACCCACGGCCACGATGACCACATCCGCTACGCCCGCGAGTTCGCCGACCTGGTCAAGGCACCGGTCTTCATGAACCCCGCGGACCAGATGCTCTGGGAAGACGTCTTCCCGGGCACCACGCCGGATGCCGAAATCGCCGATGGCGACGTGTTCGAGGTTGCCGGGACGCAGCTGCGTGCCCTGCATACCCCCGGCCACTCCCCCGGTTCCACGTGCTTCTACGTGCAGGACCTGGGCACCGTATTCTCCGGTGACACGCTTTTCAACGGCGGCCCCGGCGCCACCGGGCGCAGCTACTCGAGCTTCGAGACGATCATCGAGTCGATATCCGAGCGCCTGTTCTCGCTTCCGCAGGAGACAGTGGTGAATACCGGCCACGGTGATTCCACCAGCATCGGTGCCGAGTCGCCGCAGCTGCAGGAATGGATTGACCGCGGGAACTAG
- a CDS encoding S-(hydroxymethyl)mycothiol dehydrogenase: MSHKVKAVVVMAKDAPVELVTIVVPDPGPGEALVDILTCGVCHTDLHYKHGGIGDEFPYLLGHEATGVVSAIGDGVSEVAVGDRVILNWRAVCGQCRACAKGQPQYCFNTANATQKMTLEDGTELSPALGIGAFAEKTLVAAGQCTKVDDDVDPAAVGLLGCGVMAGIGAAMNTGEIKRGESVAVIGCGGVGIAAIAGAKLAGATTIVAVDIDDEKLEMAKKIGATHTVNSRKEDAVAGIQSHTKGFGADVVIEAVGRPETYKQAFYGRDLAGRVVLVGVPSPEMQLELPLLDVFGRGGSLKSSWYGDCLPSRDFPMLVEQYKLGRLDLDAFVTERIGLGDIEAAFTKMGEGKVLRSVVEL, translated from the coding sequence ATGTCTCACAAGGTCAAGGCCGTTGTCGTCATGGCAAAGGATGCGCCGGTCGAATTGGTGACCATCGTGGTCCCCGACCCCGGACCGGGCGAGGCCCTGGTTGACATCCTGACCTGCGGCGTCTGCCACACGGACCTGCACTACAAGCACGGCGGCATCGGGGACGAGTTCCCGTACCTGCTGGGCCACGAGGCCACCGGCGTGGTCTCTGCCATCGGCGATGGCGTCTCCGAGGTTGCCGTCGGCGACCGCGTCATCCTGAACTGGCGCGCCGTCTGCGGACAGTGCCGCGCCTGTGCCAAGGGGCAGCCGCAGTACTGCTTCAACACCGCTAACGCCACCCAGAAGATGACGTTGGAGGACGGCACCGAGCTGTCCCCCGCGCTGGGTATCGGTGCGTTCGCCGAAAAGACGCTGGTTGCAGCGGGCCAGTGCACGAAGGTCGACGACGACGTCGATCCGGCTGCCGTGGGCCTGCTCGGCTGCGGCGTCATGGCCGGCATCGGTGCCGCCATGAACACCGGTGAGATCAAGCGCGGCGAGTCCGTTGCCGTCATCGGCTGCGGCGGCGTCGGCATTGCCGCCATCGCCGGCGCCAAGCTGGCCGGTGCCACCACCATCGTCGCCGTCGACATCGACGACGAGAAGCTGGAAATGGCCAAGAAGATCGGTGCCACCCACACGGTGAACTCCCGCAAGGAAGACGCAGTCGCGGGCATCCAGTCGCACACCAAGGGCTTCGGCGCCGATGTGGTCATCGAGGCCGTTGGCCGCCCGGAGACCTACAAGCAGGCGTTCTACGGCCGCGACCTGGCCGGCCGTGTCGTCCTGGTCGGCGTTCCGTCCCCGGAGATGCAGCTGGAACTCCCGCTGCTCGACGTGTTCGGCCGCGGCGGCTCGCTGAAGTCCTCCTGGTACGGCGACTGCCTTCCCTCACGCGACTTCCCGATGCTGGTCGAGCAGTACAAGCTCGGCCGCCTGGACCTGGATGCGTTCGTTACCGAGCGCATCGGCCTGGGCGACATCGAGGCTGCATTCACCAAGATGGGCGAGGGCAAGGTCCTGCGTTCGGTGGTCGAGCTCTAA
- a CDS encoding TetR family transcriptional regulator C-terminal domain-containing protein yields the protein MLQSDAGHNELAGRVREAIRTSGLAQREISRRIGVEETKLSKSLTGTRKITAEEIVLLATVTGVTANWLITGSDSAPGPSSIPPQGILPQHHSEDDKHAQRRRSITEHAWWLFSERGFTAVRMADIAASIGISTPTVHYYFPNKQALFTETLRYSVKLAYDRQIAELQPITDPAAKLKRLIELQLPTGSEGRAEWSIWLQTWTKLAVNETGLDTHSPGYGRWTSTVHDVIEAGQASGHFVAVDAATLTAELTAMVDGMGIKVLTGILTSTQMFANISAFIDRTIITHKGATA from the coding sequence ATGCTGCAAAGTGATGCGGGACACAATGAATTGGCGGGGCGGGTCCGCGAGGCAATCCGCACCTCGGGCCTGGCCCAGCGCGAGATCTCGCGCCGGATCGGCGTCGAGGAAACGAAGCTGTCCAAATCGCTGACCGGAACCCGGAAGATCACCGCCGAGGAAATCGTCCTGCTGGCGACGGTGACCGGGGTGACTGCCAACTGGCTCATCACCGGTTCCGATTCGGCGCCGGGCCCCTCGAGCATTCCGCCGCAGGGCATCCTCCCGCAACACCACAGCGAGGATGACAAGCATGCCCAGCGCCGCAGAAGCATCACCGAACATGCCTGGTGGCTCTTCTCCGAGCGCGGCTTCACCGCGGTCAGGATGGCCGACATCGCCGCATCGATCGGCATCAGTACGCCCACCGTCCATTACTACTTCCCGAACAAGCAGGCGCTCTTCACAGAGACGCTGCGTTACTCGGTGAAACTTGCCTACGACCGCCAGATCGCCGAACTACAGCCGATCACCGACCCTGCGGCCAAGCTCAAGCGGCTCATTGAACTACAGCTGCCCACAGGCTCCGAGGGTCGCGCCGAATGGTCGATCTGGCTGCAGACCTGGACCAAGCTCGCCGTGAACGAGACCGGCCTGGATACCCACTCCCCCGGATACGGGCGCTGGACCTCCACCGTCCACGACGTCATCGAGGCCGGGCAGGCCAGTGGCCACTTCGTGGCGGTGGATGCAGCCACACTCACCGCAGAACTCACTGCCATGGTCGATGGCATGGGCATCAAGGTGCTCACCGGAATCCTGACTTCAACTCAAATGTTCGCAAACATTAGTGCCTTCATCGACAGAACGATCATCACTCACAAAGGAGCAACAGCATGA